The Verrucomicrobiia bacterium genome includes the window CATCCTGCGCGCGCGCGTTTCGCAAGACCTCGTTTACCTCGTGGACGACTACCGCCGCGTCATTGACAGTTACCTCAACAAAAAAGATTTCGGCGTTTATATCCCGCTGGGCAAAACGCTTACCCCTCCCGCACTCGACAATATCGCGCGCAATGCCCTGCAACAGCTCGCAGTCCTCGAAGCCCGTCGTGAACAACTCCGCCCCAAAGCCGCTCCCGCAGTCGCCGTCATCACCCGATAAAACGATTTTTCTCAACCGAGCAGTCAACTTTTAATGTATTGCACTCCAACGCTTTGCATAATTTTAATCAAAAACTTACTCTCCCTTCTCTTGACAGTCGGCCTCATGAAATTATAGTTCGACACGATGTCAAGCTACTCAGAGTCGGGCGGCGACAGTAAAAGCGGCGAACTCGCCAAATTGAACTCTCTTAAACAATTTCGCTCCGCCGGACGCGGCTTTTGGAACGCGGTTTCCGACGAGGACTGGAACGATTGGCGCTGGCAACTCAAGCACCGTATCAACTCCCTTGAGCAACTCCAGCGCCTCATGCCCACCCTCACCCCCGAGGAACACGCCGGCACGCTGCTCGCCGCCTCCAAACTTTCCCTCGCCATCACCCCCTACTTTTTCAACCTCATTGACCCGTCCGACGAAAACGATCCCATCCGCTGGCAAGTCATCCCGCGCATCGAAGAAACCAACACCGCCACCTGGGAAATGTCCGACCCTTGCGGCGAAGATTCCCATTCCCCCGTGCCCGGTCTTGTCCATCGCTATCCCGACCGCGTCCTGTTTCTCGTCACCGACCGCTGCGCATCCTATTGCCGTTACTGCACCCGCTCCCGCCTCGTCAGCAACGCCAGCGGCTACGATTTTCATCCCGAATTCGAAAAACAAATCGCCTACGTGCGCAGCCATCCCGAAGTGCGCGACGTCCTCCTCAGCGGCGGCGATCCCCTCCTCCTCAGCGACGACAAACTCGAATACCTCCTCGGCCAGTTGCGCTCCATTCCCCACGTGGAATTCCTGCGCATCGGCTCGCGCATCCCCATTTTCCTGCCGCAACGCATCACCCCTGCGCTCTGCGCCATGCTCAAAAAATATCATCCCCTGTTCCTCAGCATCCACAGCAACCACCCCCGCGAACTCACCACCGAAGTCCGCGATGCCCTCGCCCGCCTTGCCGAAGCCGGCATCCCGCTCGGCAACCAATCCGTTTTACTGCGCAACGTGAACGACGACGTCACCGTCATGCGCGCCCTCGTGCAAAAACTGCTCATGTGCCGGGTAAAACCCTATTACCTGTATCAATGCGACCTCATCGCCGGCTCCGCGCACCTGCGCGCCAGCGTGCGCAAAGGCCTTGAGATCATGGAAGGCCTGCGCGGCCACACCACCGGCTACGCCATTCCGCAATACGTCATAGACGCCCCCGGCGGCGGCGGCAAAGTGCCCATCAACCCTGAATACGTCCTCACCCGCAACGAAGACCGCGTCATCATCCGCAACTTCGAAGGCAAAATTTTCGAATACCCCGAAGCCACCGATGGAACCCCCCTCCTCGAAGCCCCCACCCAAATCGAAGAACCCGAGTTGGCTTGAGATCCATTTGAACCGCGGAGACACGGAGGCACGCAGGGAAGAAATGAAAAAAGCGGAGGGTATTGGCATTTCGAGAATCCCCTGCAGGCGGTTGCGATAAA containing:
- a CDS encoding KamA family radical SAM protein, whose amino-acid sequence is MSSYSESGGDSKSGELAKLNSLKQFRSAGRGFWNAVSDEDWNDWRWQLKHRINSLEQLQRLMPTLTPEEHAGTLLAASKLSLAITPYFFNLIDPSDENDPIRWQVIPRIEETNTATWEMSDPCGEDSHSPVPGLVHRYPDRVLFLVTDRCASYCRYCTRSRLVSNASGYDFHPEFEKQIAYVRSHPEVRDVLLSGGDPLLLSDDKLEYLLGQLRSIPHVEFLRIGSRIPIFLPQRITPALCAMLKKYHPLFLSIHSNHPRELTTEVRDALARLAEAGIPLGNQSVLLRNVNDDVTVMRALVQKLLMCRVKPYYLYQCDLIAGSAHLRASVRKGLEIMEGLRGHTTGYAIPQYVIDAPGGGGKVPINPEYVLTRNEDRVIIRNFEGKIFEYPEATDGTPLLEAPTQIEEPELA